Proteins encoded by one window of Swingsia samuiensis:
- the lepA gene encoding translation elongation factor 4 yields MTNTPLSLIRNFSIIAHIDHGKSTLADRLIQACGALTEREMKAQVLDSMELEQERGITIKAQTVRLTYPAKDGKVYVLNLMDTPGHVDFAYEVSRSLAACEGSLLVVDASQGVEAQTLANVYQAIDANHEIVPVLNKIDLPAAEPERVRAQIEDVVGIPADDAVEISAKTGLNIEGVLEALVQRLPAPKGERDAPLQALLVDSWYDPYLGVIILIRVMNGTVKRGDRIRMMQTGSTYHVDQVGVFLPKMTSVDELGPGEMGYINAAIKTVADVAVGDTVTLDRKPAEKALPGFKPSIPVVWCGLFPIDADDFDKLRDSLGKLRLNDASFHFEAESSAALGFGFRCGFLGLLHLEIIQERLSREFNLDLIATAPSVVYRMTLTNGEEEELHNPADMPETAQIAKIEEPWIKATIMVQDEYLGAVLTLCSERRGVQVDLTYVGNRAMAVYRLPLNEVVFDFYDRLKSLTRGYASFDYQVDGYEESDLVRISILVNHEPVDALAFVAHRSVAETRGRSICSKLKDLIPKQLFKIAIQAAIGSKVIARETIGALSKDVTAKCYGGDISRKRKLLDKQKEGKKRMRQFGKVEIPQSAFLAALKMD; encoded by the coding sequence ATGACCAATACCCCGCTCTCTCTTATTCGCAATTTCTCGATCATTGCTCATATTGATCACGGAAAATCCACGCTCGCTGATAGGCTCATACAAGCCTGTGGAGCTTTAACCGAGCGTGAAATGAAAGCTCAAGTTCTCGATTCTATGGAGCTTGAGCAAGAGCGCGGGATCACGATTAAAGCCCAGACCGTTCGCCTCACTTACCCAGCCAAAGATGGCAAAGTATATGTCTTGAACCTTATGGATACGCCAGGCCATGTTGACTTCGCTTATGAAGTCAGCCGTTCTCTGGCTGCGTGTGAAGGCTCTTTGCTGGTGGTCGATGCATCTCAAGGGGTAGAAGCACAGACATTAGCGAACGTTTATCAGGCCATTGATGCCAACCATGAAATTGTTCCTGTTTTAAACAAGATTGATCTCCCCGCGGCTGAACCAGAACGTGTAAGAGCTCAGATTGAAGATGTCGTCGGCATTCCTGCCGATGATGCTGTAGAGATCAGCGCAAAAACGGGCTTAAATATTGAGGGCGTTCTTGAGGCACTGGTTCAACGCCTCCCTGCTCCTAAAGGTGAAAGAGACGCTCCTCTTCAAGCTCTTCTCGTTGATAGCTGGTATGACCCATATCTCGGGGTGATTATTCTTATCCGCGTGATGAACGGAACTGTTAAGCGTGGAGATCGTATCCGGATGATGCAAACTGGATCAACCTACCATGTTGATCAAGTTGGTGTCTTTTTACCAAAAATGACTTCCGTTGATGAGCTAGGCCCGGGCGAAATGGGCTACATCAACGCCGCTATCAAAACTGTTGCGGACGTTGCTGTCGGCGATACCGTCACACTTGATCGGAAACCTGCTGAAAAAGCCCTTCCAGGATTTAAACCATCCATTCCTGTTGTCTGGTGCGGACTCTTCCCTATTGATGCTGATGATTTTGACAAGCTTCGTGATAGTTTAGGGAAGCTTCGTCTCAATGACGCATCGTTCCACTTTGAAGCTGAGAGTTCAGCCGCCCTTGGTTTTGGATTCCGTTGCGGTTTCTTAGGCCTATTGCACCTTGAAATTATTCAAGAGCGTCTCTCCCGCGAATTTAATCTGGATCTTATCGCAACAGCACCTTCTGTTGTGTACCGTATGACGCTCACAAACGGCGAAGAAGAAGAACTGCATAACCCAGCGGATATGCCAGAAACTGCTCAAATCGCTAAAATTGAAGAACCTTGGATTAAAGCCACGATCATGGTTCAAGATGAGTATCTTGGAGCTGTTTTAACGCTTTGTTCTGAGCGTCGTGGTGTGCAGGTTGATCTTACATATGTCGGCAACCGTGCTATGGCCGTTTATCGCCTTCCTTTAAATGAAGTTGTTTTCGATTTTTATGATCGGTTAAAGTCTCTCACACGAGGCTATGCATCATTTGACTATCAAGTCGATGGGTATGAGGAAAGCGACCTCGTTCGTATTTCCATTCTCGTCAACCATGAACCTGTCGATGCTCTTGCTTTCGTCGCTCACCGCAGTGTAGCTGAAACACGTGGCCGTTCTATTTGTAGCAAACTGAAAGATTTGATCCCTAAACAGCTCTTTAAAATTGCTATTCAAGCTGCCATTGGTTCAAAAGTTATAGCGCGAGAAACAATTGGCGCACTTTCAAAAGATGTTACGGCCAAATGTTACGGTGGTGATATTTCACGTAAGCGGAAACTTCTTGATAAACAAAAAGAAGGTAAGAAGCGTATGCGCCAATTTGGTAAGGTAGAGATTCCGCAAAGTGCATTCCTCGCTGCGCTAAAGATGGATTAA
- a CDS encoding glycosyltransferase family 2 protein, giving the protein MMKTAALLFVRNNANNIGWWLAHHIALGFSTLIICDDHSTDGTWDILLNAKPFYDLRLFRSNPNIENITERQLFFQKEAVETGKNEFDWMIFLASDEYLDFSNDLTLETFLEPHKENNIIPINWCLFGSNGQITPSPLSPIETFTYHAPLEHHDHRIARYFINPTVQNTPPFPDPFTHIDQPADWSHARILHFAAGDKTSFFQHCTDAAPAEAWKHFDRNDIHDVTPHRWLKTARNVGATITQANLADLYWRLHQISKDQDENALHALGLSPLIFNDDGPNTAPPSFQFFSLETPYDLLWDANKNELISPNITSDTPSNSHKLILALENNSPSPHFSIILSKDIIPSTYIHFDQIPSLLNIIPVKVLVKEQEIICAITGKNIQFNNNDIIFHVLNTSDDLSNRLTPFIPFIQGGHTLSSLLRGIERSLAPNATALGYAIATLPQEDLKRLTALFPGLIPVGLQPAYSISDKADS; this is encoded by the coding sequence ATGATGAAAACAGCCGCCCTCTTATTTGTTCGTAATAACGCCAACAATATAGGATGGTGGCTGGCCCATCATATTGCACTCGGCTTCTCAACTCTTATCATTTGTGATGATCACTCTACGGATGGAACGTGGGACATCCTGTTAAATGCAAAACCTTTTTATGATCTGCGCCTTTTTCGCTCCAATCCCAACATAGAGAATATTACAGAGCGACAATTATTTTTCCAAAAAGAGGCCGTAGAGACAGGGAAAAATGAATTCGATTGGATGATTTTTCTTGCCAGCGATGAGTATCTAGATTTTAGCAATGATCTTACACTTGAAACATTTTTAGAACCACATAAAGAAAATAATATTATCCCTATTAATTGGTGCCTTTTTGGATCAAATGGACAGATAACCCCGTCCCCTCTCTCTCCTATTGAAACATTTACGTATCACGCTCCATTAGAGCATCATGACCATCGTATTGCGCGTTATTTCATTAACCCTACGGTGCAAAATACCCCTCCCTTTCCAGACCCATTTACGCATATAGACCAACCAGCAGACTGGTCGCATGCGCGTATCTTACACTTTGCGGCCGGTGATAAGACAAGCTTCTTTCAACACTGCACAGATGCCGCTCCAGCAGAAGCCTGGAAGCACTTTGACCGTAATGATATTCACGATGTCACGCCACACCGTTGGTTGAAGACAGCCCGCAACGTTGGAGCAACCATTACTCAAGCCAATTTAGCCGATTTATACTGGCGCCTGCATCAAATCAGTAAAGACCAAGACGAAAATGCTTTACACGCTTTAGGGCTTTCTCCGCTTATCTTTAATGATGACGGTCCTAATACGGCTCCTCCCAGCTTCCAGTTTTTCTCACTCGAAACCCCTTATGATCTCCTTTGGGATGCAAACAAAAACGAGCTGATTTCACCTAATATTACGTCTGACACACCGTCGAACTCCCATAAACTCATATTAGCGCTGGAGAATAATAGTCCTAGTCCGCATTTCAGTATCATTCTGTCAAAAGACATTATCCCGTCTACGTATATTCACTTTGATCAGATCCCGTCGCTTCTTAATATTATCCCTGTGAAAGTTCTCGTAAAAGAACAAGAAATAATTTGCGCCATTACAGGAAAAAATATTCAATTTAATAATAACGATATTATCTTCCATGTCCTAAATACATCTGATGACCTGTCAAATAGACTCACCCCTTTTATTCCTTTTATACAGGGCGGTCACACCCTGTCTTCTTTATTACGCGGGATAGAGCGCTCTCTTGCTCCAAATGCAACGGCACTCGGATATGCTATTGCTACTCTTCCTCAAGAAGATCTCAAACGTCTCACAGCACTTTTCCCAGGTCTCATTCCTGTCGGATTACAACCAGCTTATTCCATCTCAGATAAAGCAGATTCATAA
- a CDS encoding flagellar motor protein MotA gives MTRPTTFLLRMGVFLAAVALIAASMATTLLHAFNANPKLDVVIIGVLCLGIIWNLRVVQRLMPEVKWVETLKQSRPGLSTPKPPRLLAPMASMLAARNRTDRLSLSPQTTQAMLDSLSSRLDESREISRYMTQLLIFLGLLGTFYGLLLTVSSIASVIGGMSAGNGDLDLMFNQLKTGLAGPLAGMSTAFSGSMFGLAGALVLGFLDLTAGQAQTRFFNELEEWLAGLTRVSAGMAIDHDGAPIPAYVQALLEQTAENLETLQNAVSRSEEARVREVQLLDTLQERLRSLTDLMQNNQQIMAGSVETQKTLAQLLSQMTDSGQPGSQGTSLLRIESYLARLVEDVQKGRAQTTGEIRNDLRLLARTIAASSNTASSNGQ, from the coding sequence GTGACACGTCCCACCACATTCCTACTTCGTATGGGTGTCTTTTTAGCAGCCGTTGCTCTTATTGCAGCCTCTATGGCTACAACACTTCTTCACGCCTTTAATGCCAATCCTAAACTCGATGTGGTTATTATTGGTGTCTTATGCCTTGGAATTATTTGGAATCTACGCGTTGTTCAGCGGCTCATGCCTGAAGTCAAATGGGTTGAAACGCTCAAACAATCTCGCCCCGGTCTAAGCACCCCAAAACCGCCACGCTTGCTTGCCCCAATGGCAAGCATGTTGGCAGCCCGCAACCGTACAGACCGTTTATCTCTTTCGCCTCAAACCACTCAAGCCATGCTGGACAGCTTGTCCTCACGGCTTGATGAAAGCCGGGAAATTTCCCGGTATATGACCCAACTTCTTATATTTCTTGGACTGCTGGGGACATTTTATGGGCTGCTTCTTACCGTAAGTTCCATTGCCTCCGTCATCGGTGGGATGTCGGCAGGTAATGGTGATCTGGATCTGATGTTTAATCAGTTAAAAACAGGTCTTGCTGGCCCCTTAGCCGGAATGTCTACAGCCTTTTCAGGCTCCATGTTCGGGCTGGCAGGAGCATTGGTCCTTGGGTTTTTAGATCTAACCGCCGGACAAGCTCAAACACGCTTCTTTAACGAACTCGAAGAATGGCTTGCAGGGCTTACGCGTGTCAGCGCAGGAATGGCTATTGATCATGATGGCGCCCCCATTCCAGCGTATGTACAAGCTTTATTGGAACAAACGGCTGAAAATCTGGAAACACTCCAAAATGCTGTTTCACGAAGTGAAGAAGCCCGAGTTAGAGAAGTTCAACTTCTGGATACATTGCAAGAACGCCTCCGTAGCCTGACTGATCTGATGCAAAACAATCAACAGATCATGGCAGGATCGGTCGAAACACAAAAAACGCTTGCGCAACTTCTTTCACAAATGACTGATTCTGGACAACCGGGCTCACAGGGAACATCTCTTCTTCGTATTGAAAGCTATTTGGCACGGCTTGTGGAAGATGTGCAAAAGGGCCGTGCTCAGACAACAGGTGAGATCAGAAATGACTTACGACTGCTTGCTCGAACCATCGCCGCCTCATCCAACACTGCATCTTCTAACGGACAATAA
- a CDS encoding peptidoglycan -binding protein: MARRKRHSHNSLDAWPGYVDALSTLLMVVTFVLLVFVIGQQFLSISLARREKAMDTLQKQIAELSHTLSMTEDKNRALSSSVSNLTQEKQHNESLLKALSEQISSLNGQVQSKDQALAASDSKNQDQNNKISDLQNQIQELTKQLQAISNALELEKKNEQTKDTQIQDLGNKLNIALANKVNQLQRYRSEFFGRLRDILKNQKGVNIVGDRFIFQSEILFPQGSADLTPEGKNEITTLAKTFKQVAQTIPQDVPWILRVDGHADKQPIHTAFSSNWELSSERAITVVKLLISQGVDPKRLAATGFADYQPLETANTPEAYARNRRIEFRLTDR; the protein is encoded by the coding sequence ATGGCCCGCCGCAAACGTCACTCCCATAATAGCCTTGATGCGTGGCCCGGATATGTGGACGCACTGTCGACACTACTCATGGTCGTTACGTTTGTTTTATTAGTCTTTGTGATTGGGCAACAATTTTTATCCATTTCTTTAGCTCGGCGAGAGAAAGCTATGGATACACTACAAAAACAGATTGCCGAGCTGTCTCATACCTTATCGATGACAGAAGATAAAAACCGGGCTCTTTCTTCAAGTGTTTCAAATTTAACGCAAGAAAAACAACATAATGAAAGCCTGTTAAAAGCTCTTTCGGAACAGATATCTTCTCTTAATGGGCAAGTTCAATCTAAAGATCAGGCGCTTGCTGCATCCGATAGTAAAAACCAAGATCAAAATAATAAAATCTCTGATCTACAAAACCAAATCCAAGAACTAACCAAGCAATTACAAGCGATTAGCAATGCTTTGGAGCTTGAAAAAAAGAATGAGCAAACAAAAGATACGCAAATCCAAGATTTGGGTAACAAACTTAATATTGCACTTGCCAACAAAGTTAACCAACTTCAACGCTATCGCTCTGAGTTTTTTGGCCGCCTTCGAGACATTTTGAAAAACCAAAAAGGCGTCAATATCGTTGGTGATCGATTTATCTTTCAATCTGAAATTCTTTTTCCTCAAGGGAGTGCTGATCTCACCCCTGAAGGTAAGAATGAAATCACCACCCTAGCCAAGACATTTAAACAAGTAGCGCAAACCATTCCTCAGGATGTTCCCTGGATTTTACGAGTTGATGGCCATGCGGATAAACAACCTATACACACGGCTTTTTCTAGCAATTGGGAGCTTTCGTCTGAGCGGGCCATTACCGTTGTAAAGCTTCTTATTTCCCAAGGGGTCGATCCCAAAAGGCTCGCGGCAACAGGTTTTGCAGATTATCAGCCTCTTGAAACCGCTAACACTCCAGAGGCTTATGCGCGTAACCGTCGAATCGAATTTCGGTTAACGGACCGATAG